In Vespa crabro chromosome 5, iyVesCrab1.2, whole genome shotgun sequence, a single window of DNA contains:
- the LOC124424027 gene encoding protein virilizer isoform X4, which translates to MEVISPAAGSTVCVSGLEETTENTTQVSEQQSEWYYENQNQSNTNETCVAATPPPPVQPIQVVEPSRNSTTDTGKVDSGQWEEDPNNTNVQKGVKRPSSPPSESLVSLSPESISAEEEEAEQDGVVAETGEPFEPILSDEDIMADDLPSTAEFECENVQLDAIYTLGPPDLLELEKPFETIEGNSMNSESIDKIRETLQSLSKSVLNFNNAPGQEKETFVHSCESLCATLGSCDLNVSDTNDLTNIINAGLDVDLARAQPQPAYKVRHVKVGVRLAEALCRLPQGPNILLKVDAPYKLLALCMRENVALPVKLSALRALDAALISPVIVHEFLKSKNNLYKNAIMMLDSAKLARLKYALSSLLRKVHIYEFLDELAELNKLTIKELTNAYICAPTLMAQPKRQLPASAQMEFEREENRNPRCHLISYFEHHKLAYYLLLALSSPESETDLIKATHRFLLRLSDTKEGLFYLLKQPEITKFILKALRYDSVSVGSIIAWRLQVVQCLTRLKYDTSDWVALKKLHSFLIYSEGLQAVITVLPMGEFIDILIPYLSDANLCEFAAEIISVTIRYSDHVEIFQNRAGIILEKSRNQAVLRDVTSYLTTAAQLSNWNYGDVSSLVACIRKSAEKAASLPGQLITACRILHYLIFPSNNDIDPMEPYVELKYRNALTQLFAADGLTALVAVMSNISGFYEQPFLHRAALTGRRGLALVALLLPCVRLTRALLERLVKCMATDFKDLTAVVPLLGVYSLVEAIPSTRSVKSLSDEIVGTLLVFTQAVDSDGSGNVAKSLWTKMLGEVLKMVSLRPCNFIPGLKLLSRILPPLLTAKEAITDDTARILGVRKLWSAHLQAQANNLTETLRLLCASWNKDLLVLLSTVCKQLSDLAAPTALLVGRCLLDGIIAAVPLENNVLILALLSDLARHAPMKATLLTLTSPASRAQVKSDQKYPPVIEMMCATLRTSDIRVQQEILDIFETLCDCTLSLVQEDTNEPFEKRLTHSVPSKEPLLSILAILIEILATSTKFQSDILENTLHILLSLTSHNYGLYHVKSCLENNPDALRSLLEHISNLEDTDTKLITNLTIKFLENMIASDIQKRSLYLRAQQLATLISWDKTGHPLEKIQGAQELVNTLKFAEDKEEKEPLPEMLEPLLPTPEALLSQFSQRCLRTSVCIPRRSKKSPFITSNQTQNETTVDLIALAAELLPTDFNLLSEAQNLCSKAPPDDATQPLQTKTQPDDQENRDIQKQIPSSPITKMKQPFVAPMRGRTQFTNSLRGGLTVGSIGRGADPFRSRPPNTSRPPSLHVDDFVALETCGAQPTGPTGYNKLSIRGTCPSRVVNTGARSRPWVPETRPPYLR; encoded by the exons ATG GAAGTTATTAGTCCTGCTGCTGGATCTACTGTATGTGTAAGTGGATTGGAAGAAACAACGGAAAATACTACACAGGTTTCAGAGCAACAGTCTGAATGGTATTATGAAAATCAAAATCAGTCTAATACAAAT GAAACATGTGTAGCAGCGACTCCACCACCACCCGTTCAACCAATTCAAGTAGTAGAACCCTCTAGAAATTCAACAACAGATACTGGAAAGGTAGATTCAGGACAGTGGGAGGAAGATCCAAATAATACAAATGTACAAAAAGGAGTGAAACGTCCATCTTCACCTCCTTCAGAATCTCTTGTTTCCTTGAGTCCAGAATCAATATCagctgaagaagaagaagctgaACAAGATGGAGTTGTTGCAGAAACAGGAGAACCGTTTGAACCAATATTATCTGATGAGGATATTATGGCTGATGATTTGCCATCTACAGCAGAATTTGAATGTGAAAATGTCCAGCTGGATGCAATTTATACTTTAGGACCGCCTGatttattagaattagaaaaacCATTTGAGACTATTGAAGGAAATTCTATGAATAGTGAAAGTATTGATAAAATACGGGAAACATTACAATCCCTTTCAAAGTcagttttaaattttaataatgcacCAGGTCAAGAGAAGGAAACATTTGTACATAGTTGCGAATCGTTGTGCGCAACGCTTGGTTCTTGTGATCTTAATGTTAGTGATACCAATGATTTAACTAATATTATCAATGCAGGTCTTGATGTAGACCTTGCTCGTGCTCAACCACAACCAGCCTATAAAGTGCGTCACGTGAAAGTTGGCGTTCGTTTAGCTGAGGCTTTATGTAGACTTCCACAGGGACCAAACATACTTTTGAAAGTAGACGCACCTTATAAATTATTAGCACTATGCATGCGTGAAAATGTGGCACTTCCAGTTAAGCTTTCTGCACTTCGTGCATTAGATGCCGCATTGATAAGTCCAGTAATAGTTCACGAGTTCttgaaatcaaaaaataatttatacaaaaatgcTATAATGATGTTAGATTCGGCAAAGCTTGCAAGACTGAAATACGCTTTGAGTTCGTTATTACGAAAAGTTCACATTTATGAATTTCTTGATGAATTAGCAGAActtaataaattaacaataaaagaattgacaaatgcatatatatgtgcacCGACACTCATGGCTCAACCTAAGCGTCAATTGCCGGCAAGTGCACAAATGGAATTTGAACGAGAAGAAAATCGTAATCCTCGATGTCATTTAATCAGCTATTTTGAACATCATAAACTTGCATATTATTTGCTTCTAGCTCTATCTTCGCCAGAGTCAGAAACTGATTTAATTAAAGCGACGCATCGTTTCCTTTTGCGTCTTTCAGATACAAAAGAGGGCTTGTTTTATCTATTGAAGCAACCAGAAATaactaaatttatattaaaagctTTAAGATATGATTCAGTAAGTGTAGGATCCATTATAGCATGGCGACTTCAAGTTGTACAATGTTTAACTCGTTTAAAATATGATACTTCTGATTGGGTGGCTTTAAAAAAGCTCCATTCTTTCCTTATATATTCTGAAGGATTACAAGCTGTAATAACGGTCCTTCCTATGGGtgaatttatagatattttaattccGTATCTTTCTGATGCTAATCTTTGTGAATTTGCTGCAGAGATAATATCAGTCACTATACGTTATTCTGACCAtgtagaaatttttcaaaatcgtGCTggtattattcttgaaaaatcaAGAAATCAAGCTGTTTTACGAGATGTAACATCATATTTAACAACTGCTGCTCAACTATCTAATTGGAATTATGGAGACGTTTCTTCACTTGTAGCATGCATTAGAAAAAGTGCAGAAAAAGCAGCATCCTTGCCAGGTCAGTTAATTACAGCGTGCAGAATTCtgcattatttaatttttccttcaAATAATGACATAGATCCTATGGAACCATATGTCGAATTAAAGTATAGGAATGCTTTAACACAATTATTTGCTGCCGATGGCTTAACAGCGCTTGTTGCCGTTATGTCAAACATTTCTGGATTTTATGAACAGCCATTTTTACATCGTGCTGCTTTGACTGGACGAAGAGGATTAGCATTAGTTGCACTACTTCTTCCGTGTGTTAGACTGACTAGGGCACTGTTAGAGCGATTAGTCAAATGCATGGCAACTGACTTCAAAGATTTAACTGCTGTTGTGCCTTTGCTTGGTGTCTACTCATTGGTTGAAGCTATTCCTTCTACTAGATCGGTTAAAAGTCTTTCCGATGAGATTGTAGGAACACTTTTGGTATTTACACAAGCGGTAGATTCAGATGGATCTGGAAATGTAGCCAAATCTTTATGGACTAAAATGTTAGGTGAGgttttaaaaatggtttctcTCAGACCGTGCAATTTTATTCCTGGCTTGAAACTTTTATCGCGTATACTTCCGCCATTACTAACTGCAAAGGAAGCTATAACCGATGATACAGCACGTATACTTGGTGTAAGGAAGTTATGGTCCGCACATCTTCAAGCACAAGCTAATAATCTTACAGAAACCTTAAGACTACTTTGTGCCAGTTggaataaagatttattagtACTTCTTTCCACAGTATGTAAACAATTGAGTGATTTAGCAGCACCTACTGCATTGTTAGTAGGTAGATGTTTATTAGATGGTATTATAGCTGCAGTGCCACTggaaaataatgttttaataCTTGCCTTACTTAGTGACTTAGCAAGGCATGCTCCTATGAAAGCCACATTGTTAACTCTGACCAGTCCAGCATCAAGAGCACAAGTAAAATCTGATCAAAAATATCCTCCAGTTATTGAAATGATGTGTGCAACACTTAGGACTAGCGATATTCGAGTTCAACAAGAAATTCTTGATATCTTTGAGACATTATGTGATTGTACGTTAAGCCTTGTTCAAGAAGATACTAATGAACCTTTTGAAAAGAGATTAACACATTCGGTACCAAGTAAAGAACCACTTTTATCAATTCTTGCTATATTAATCGAAATTCTAGCGACTAGCACTAAATTTCAGTcagatatattagaaaatacttTACACATACTTCTATCTCTTACTAGTCATAATTATGGCTTGTATCATGTAAAAAGCTGTTTGGAAAACAATCCTGATGCATTAAGATCATTATTAGAACATATTTCAAATCTAGAAGATACAGATACAAAACTTATTACGAATTTAACAATAAAGTTTTTAGAGAATATGATTGCCAGTGATATACAAAAGAGATCATTATATTTGCGTGCACAACAATTAGCAACTTTGATATCTTGGGATAAAACGGGACATCCTTTAGAGAAAATACAAGGTGCACAAGAATTGGTAAATACTTTAAAATTTGctgaagataaagaagaaaaggaaccaTTACCTGAAATGTTAGAACCATTATTACCTACTCCGGAAGCCTTGCTAAGTCAGTTTTCACAACGATGTTTAAGAACATCTGTATGCATTCCTAGACGCTCAAAGAAATCTCCATTTATCACGTCAAATCAAACACAAAACGAAACAACGGTAGATTTAATAGCTCTTGCAGCTGAACTACTTCCTACTGATTTTAATCTGCTATCAGAAGCACAGAATTTATGTTCTAAAGCACCACCCGATGATGCAACACAACCATTACAAACCAAAACTCAACCCGATGATCAGGAAAATAGAGATATTCAAAAACAAATACCTTCCTCCCCTATTACGAAAATGAAGCAACCATTTG TAGCACCTATGAGAGGTAGGACACAATTTACAAATTCTTTAAGAGGCGGTCTTACTGTCGGAAGTATAGGAAGAGGTGCAGACCCATTCCGTTCACGGCCGCCAAATACATCAAGACCTCCATCCTTACATGTAGATGATTTTGTGGCATTAGAAACATGTGGAGCACAACCTACAGGACCAACTGGTTACAATAAACTTAGTATTCGTGGAACATGCCCGTCTCGTGTGGTAAATACTGGAGCAAGAAGTCGTCCATGGGTACCAGAAACACGACCCCCTTATCTCCGATAA
- the LOC124424027 gene encoding protein virilizer isoform X2 translates to MDNTELLFFDTFSHDISEELNLDLVQFPKPVYISEVRIIPLGARVQADFPGGVRLGATNPSQFEIEFFVNDLSKPGASTFESLGGLEYKQNIHIQLECERKQIPTDGLVLRGWYTTITLAVYGSLTKSLNNPQEVISPAAGSTVCVSGLEETTENTTQVSEQQSEWYYENQNQSNTNETCVAATPPPPVQPIQVVEPSRNSTTDTGKVDSGQWEEDPNNTNVQKGVKRPSSPPSESLVSLSPESISAEEEEAEQDGVVAETGEPFEPILSDEDIMADDLPSTAEFECENVQLDAIYTLGPPDLLELEKPFETIEGNSMNSESIDKIRETLQSLSKSVLNFNNAPGQEKETFVHSCESLCATLGSCDLNVSDTNDLTNIINAGLDVDLARAQPQPAYKVRHVKVGVRLAEALCRLPQGPNILLKVDAPYKLLALCMRENVALPVKLSALRALDAALISPVIVHEFLKSKNNLYKNAIMMLDSAKLARLKYALSSLLRKVHIYEFLDELAELNKLTIKELTNAYICAPTLMAQPKRQLPASAQMEFEREENRNPRCHLISYFEHHKLAYYLLLALSSPESETDLIKATHRFLLRLSDTKEGLFYLLKQPEITKFILKALRYDSVSVGSIIAWRLQVVQCLTRLKYDTSDWVALKKLHSFLIYSEGLQAVITVLPMGEFIDILIPYLSDANLCEFAAEIISVTIRYSDHVEIFQNRAGIILEKSRNQAVLRDVTSYLTTAAQLSNWNYGDVSSLVACIRKSAEKAASLPGQLITACRILHYLIFPSNNDIDPMEPYVELKYRNALTQLFAADGLTALVAVMSNISGFYEQPFLHRAALTGRRGLALVALLLPCVRLTRALLERLVKCMATDFKDLTAVVPLLGVYSLVEAIPSTRSVKSLSDEIVGTLLVFTQAVDSDGSGNVAKSLWTKMLGEVLKMVSLRPCNFIPGLKLLSRILPPLLTAKEAITDDTARILGVRKLWSAHLQAQANNLTETLRLLCASWNKDLLVLLSTVCKQLSDLAAPTALLVGRCLLDGIIAAVPLENNVLILALLSDLARHAPMKATLLTLTSPASRAQVKSDQKYPPVIEMMCATLRTSDIRVQQEILDIFETLCDCTLSLVQEDTNEPFEKRLTHSVPSKEPLLSILAILIEILATSTKFQSDILENTLHILLSLTSHNYGLYHVKSCLENNPDALRSLLEHISNLEDTDTKLITNLTIKFLENMIASDIQKRSLYLRAQQLATLISWDKTGHPLEKIQGAQELVNTLKFAEDKEEKEPLPEMLEPLLPTPEALLSQFSQRCLRTSVCIPRRSKKSPFITSNQTQNETTVDLIALAAELLPTDFNLLSEAQNLCSKAPPDDATQPLQTKTQPDDQENRDIQKQIPSSPITKMKQPFAPMRGRTQFTNSLRGGLTVGSIGRGADPFRSRPPNTSRPPSLHVDDFVALETCGAQPTGPTGYNKLSIRGTCPSRVVNTGARSRPWVPETRPPYLR, encoded by the exons ATGGATAATACggaattgttattttttgacACATTTTCTCATGATATTTCAGAG GAATTAAATTTGGATTTAGTACAATTTCCAAAACCTGTTTACATTAGCGAGGTTAGGATAATACCGTTGGGAGCTAGAGTGCAAGCAGATTTTCCGGGAGGTGTGCGTCTTGG tGCTACTAATCCATCTCAGtttgaaatagaattttttgtAAATGATTTAAGCAAACCTGGAGCATCTACATTTGAATCTCTTGGAGGTTtagaatataaacaaaatattcacATTCAATTAGAATGTGAACGGAAACAAATACCAACTGATGGTTTAGTATTGCGAGGCTGGTACACTACTATTACTTTAGCTGTATACGGCTCTTTGacaaaatcattgaataatCCACAGGAAGTTATTAGTCCTGCTGCTGGATCTACTGTATGTGTAAGTGGATTGGAAGAAACAACGGAAAATACTACACAGGTTTCAGAGCAACAGTCTGAATGGTATTATGAAAATCAAAATCAGTCTAATACAAAT GAAACATGTGTAGCAGCGACTCCACCACCACCCGTTCAACCAATTCAAGTAGTAGAACCCTCTAGAAATTCAACAACAGATACTGGAAAGGTAGATTCAGGACAGTGGGAGGAAGATCCAAATAATACAAATGTACAAAAAGGAGTGAAACGTCCATCTTCACCTCCTTCAGAATCTCTTGTTTCCTTGAGTCCAGAATCAATATCagctgaagaagaagaagctgaACAAGATGGAGTTGTTGCAGAAACAGGAGAACCGTTTGAACCAATATTATCTGATGAGGATATTATGGCTGATGATTTGCCATCTACAGCAGAATTTGAATGTGAAAATGTCCAGCTGGATGCAATTTATACTTTAGGACCGCCTGatttattagaattagaaaaacCATTTGAGACTATTGAAGGAAATTCTATGAATAGTGAAAGTATTGATAAAATACGGGAAACATTACAATCCCTTTCAAAGTcagttttaaattttaataatgcacCAGGTCAAGAGAAGGAAACATTTGTACATAGTTGCGAATCGTTGTGCGCAACGCTTGGTTCTTGTGATCTTAATGTTAGTGATACCAATGATTTAACTAATATTATCAATGCAGGTCTTGATGTAGACCTTGCTCGTGCTCAACCACAACCAGCCTATAAAGTGCGTCACGTGAAAGTTGGCGTTCGTTTAGCTGAGGCTTTATGTAGACTTCCACAGGGACCAAACATACTTTTGAAAGTAGACGCACCTTATAAATTATTAGCACTATGCATGCGTGAAAATGTGGCACTTCCAGTTAAGCTTTCTGCACTTCGTGCATTAGATGCCGCATTGATAAGTCCAGTAATAGTTCACGAGTTCttgaaatcaaaaaataatttatacaaaaatgcTATAATGATGTTAGATTCGGCAAAGCTTGCAAGACTGAAATACGCTTTGAGTTCGTTATTACGAAAAGTTCACATTTATGAATTTCTTGATGAATTAGCAGAActtaataaattaacaataaaagaattgacaaatgcatatatatgtgcacCGACACTCATGGCTCAACCTAAGCGTCAATTGCCGGCAAGTGCACAAATGGAATTTGAACGAGAAGAAAATCGTAATCCTCGATGTCATTTAATCAGCTATTTTGAACATCATAAACTTGCATATTATTTGCTTCTAGCTCTATCTTCGCCAGAGTCAGAAACTGATTTAATTAAAGCGACGCATCGTTTCCTTTTGCGTCTTTCAGATACAAAAGAGGGCTTGTTTTATCTATTGAAGCAACCAGAAATaactaaatttatattaaaagctTTAAGATATGATTCAGTAAGTGTAGGATCCATTATAGCATGGCGACTTCAAGTTGTACAATGTTTAACTCGTTTAAAATATGATACTTCTGATTGGGTGGCTTTAAAAAAGCTCCATTCTTTCCTTATATATTCTGAAGGATTACAAGCTGTAATAACGGTCCTTCCTATGGGtgaatttatagatattttaattccGTATCTTTCTGATGCTAATCTTTGTGAATTTGCTGCAGAGATAATATCAGTCACTATACGTTATTCTGACCAtgtagaaatttttcaaaatcgtGCTggtattattcttgaaaaatcaAGAAATCAAGCTGTTTTACGAGATGTAACATCATATTTAACAACTGCTGCTCAACTATCTAATTGGAATTATGGAGACGTTTCTTCACTTGTAGCATGCATTAGAAAAAGTGCAGAAAAAGCAGCATCCTTGCCAGGTCAGTTAATTACAGCGTGCAGAATTCtgcattatttaatttttccttcaAATAATGACATAGATCCTATGGAACCATATGTCGAATTAAAGTATAGGAATGCTTTAACACAATTATTTGCTGCCGATGGCTTAACAGCGCTTGTTGCCGTTATGTCAAACATTTCTGGATTTTATGAACAGCCATTTTTACATCGTGCTGCTTTGACTGGACGAAGAGGATTAGCATTAGTTGCACTACTTCTTCCGTGTGTTAGACTGACTAGGGCACTGTTAGAGCGATTAGTCAAATGCATGGCAACTGACTTCAAAGATTTAACTGCTGTTGTGCCTTTGCTTGGTGTCTACTCATTGGTTGAAGCTATTCCTTCTACTAGATCGGTTAAAAGTCTTTCCGATGAGATTGTAGGAACACTTTTGGTATTTACACAAGCGGTAGATTCAGATGGATCTGGAAATGTAGCCAAATCTTTATGGACTAAAATGTTAGGTGAGgttttaaaaatggtttctcTCAGACCGTGCAATTTTATTCCTGGCTTGAAACTTTTATCGCGTATACTTCCGCCATTACTAACTGCAAAGGAAGCTATAACCGATGATACAGCACGTATACTTGGTGTAAGGAAGTTATGGTCCGCACATCTTCAAGCACAAGCTAATAATCTTACAGAAACCTTAAGACTACTTTGTGCCAGTTggaataaagatttattagtACTTCTTTCCACAGTATGTAAACAATTGAGTGATTTAGCAGCACCTACTGCATTGTTAGTAGGTAGATGTTTATTAGATGGTATTATAGCTGCAGTGCCACTggaaaataatgttttaataCTTGCCTTACTTAGTGACTTAGCAAGGCATGCTCCTATGAAAGCCACATTGTTAACTCTGACCAGTCCAGCATCAAGAGCACAAGTAAAATCTGATCAAAAATATCCTCCAGTTATTGAAATGATGTGTGCAACACTTAGGACTAGCGATATTCGAGTTCAACAAGAAATTCTTGATATCTTTGAGACATTATGTGATTGTACGTTAAGCCTTGTTCAAGAAGATACTAATGAACCTTTTGAAAAGAGATTAACACATTCGGTACCAAGTAAAGAACCACTTTTATCAATTCTTGCTATATTAATCGAAATTCTAGCGACTAGCACTAAATTTCAGTcagatatattagaaaatacttTACACATACTTCTATCTCTTACTAGTCATAATTATGGCTTGTATCATGTAAAAAGCTGTTTGGAAAACAATCCTGATGCATTAAGATCATTATTAGAACATATTTCAAATCTAGAAGATACAGATACAAAACTTATTACGAATTTAACAATAAAGTTTTTAGAGAATATGATTGCCAGTGATATACAAAAGAGATCATTATATTTGCGTGCACAACAATTAGCAACTTTGATATCTTGGGATAAAACGGGACATCCTTTAGAGAAAATACAAGGTGCACAAGAATTGGTAAATACTTTAAAATTTGctgaagataaagaagaaaaggaaccaTTACCTGAAATGTTAGAACCATTATTACCTACTCCGGAAGCCTTGCTAAGTCAGTTTTCACAACGATGTTTAAGAACATCTGTATGCATTCCTAGACGCTCAAAGAAATCTCCATTTATCACGTCAAATCAAACACAAAACGAAACAACGGTAGATTTAATAGCTCTTGCAGCTGAACTACTTCCTACTGATTTTAATCTGCTATCAGAAGCACAGAATTTATGTTCTAAAGCACCACCCGATGATGCAACACAACCATTACAAACCAAAACTCAACCCGATGATCAGGAAAATAGAGATATTCAAAAACAAATACCTTCCTCCCCTATTACGAAAATGAAGCAACCATTTG CACCTATGAGAGGTAGGACACAATTTACAAATTCTTTAAGAGGCGGTCTTACTGTCGGAAGTATAGGAAGAGGTGCAGACCCATTCCGTTCACGGCCGCCAAATACATCAAGACCTCCATCCTTACATGTAGATGATTTTGTGGCATTAGAAACATGTGGAGCACAACCTACAGGACCAACTGGTTACAATAAACTTAGTATTCGTGGAACATGCCCGTCTCGTGTGGTAAATACTGGAGCAAGAAGTCGTCCATGGGTACCAGAAACACGACCCCCTTATCTCCGATAA